One window of Phalacrocorax carbo chromosome 1, bPhaCar2.1, whole genome shotgun sequence genomic DNA carries:
- the ZNF654 gene encoding zinc finger protein 654 isoform X1, which translates to MAEDESDQESERLSEELEALVAPGPAAGAPALLNSQYYCRRFCQVVEDYAGRWQVPLPQLQVLQTALCCFTSACVSFPAECEHVQYVLSSLALSFFELLLFFGKDEFYEDPLKDILGSIQECQNLLSRYRNMNLELVTRIIRDGGPWEDPVLQAILKAKPVSQELVNKYLSSENPLFFELRARYLIACERIPEAMALIKSCINHPDISKDLYFHQALFTCLYMSPLEDQLFQEHLLRTDCKSGIEIICNTEKEGKTTLALQLCESFLVPQLQNGDMYCIWDLIFIWSKLQLKSNPSKQVFVDQCYQLLRIATNVRVIFPFMKVIKDEVGEDGLQICVEICGCALQLDLREDPNMKSLIYKAIAHFLPNDLEILRICALSIFFLERTLESYYTVEHLYKCADEEYNECTSSVQNRVRFELLPILKKGLFFDPEFWNFLMIKQNCLALLGDKAFVGLSESTLENSTASTEKITEYRALSEERVCLTDVSNGELDPEDLSEAQSKGNTKKNHEDLEASKVVDQTVPRHRCVICNKEFLGGHIVKHAQAHQKKGSFSCVLCTRKFRQKGLMLKHLKNHVRKIERQHLAAVLEAGQQAPALNELECSDVPLSLENGNSDGSKDNEPETPIAPSADQVVQVEEENTEQVFDAVENHLSDQDDATENSSDSCFNNVPDALSTESLPEDDESSAKESPILHKVNGAFCPQKDIDAMDEEGSFKCPANGCARVFKKIRFLNKHARKAHPTDLKVQQHIMKWNKGKCRFCQRKFADSQHFIDHLKRHVYPNVYFCLHFNCNQRFKLSTELAEHTKSHSVFKAQCNFAECCELFEELPLLYEHEAQHYLNKTPECSEDASEKDSSDDPSELCSYQDDDEPLNEKDTVDLPVPTWKSRKDSTEPKTYIQSVEKKANNVIHNGNESLSEGSATVLIDQKTPVLQPNSENCNVVSDQLVNGHSEPDQTSSKSSEIPLDRVADETRTENGSVLPVLQNCNEVPQNNAAASQIPSKPNQPTENTSYGVILTKPYVRPLPPSYLDERYISMPKRRKILTDKVDAHSEQDKFCSKSTERFRCGNCLTIYCNSEALEAHLAQKKCQTLFGFDSDDESA; encoded by the exons GTTGTTGAAGACTATGCTGGAAGATGGCAGGTTCCTTTGCCTCAGCTTCAGGTGCTCCAGACGGCGCTTTGTTGTTTCACCTCTGCCTGTGTATCATTCCCAGCTGAATGTGAGCACGTACAATACGTATTGAGTAGCCTAGCTTT gagtttttttgaattgctgctgttctttggaAAGGATGAGTTCTATGAAGATCCTTTGAAAGATATTTTAGGTTCAATCCAG GAATGTCAGAACCTTCTAAGTAGATACAGAAATATGAACCTGGAGCTAGTGACTCGCATCATCCGAGATGGGGGACCATGGGAGGATCCAGTATTGCAAGCAATTCTTAAAGCAAAACCTGTGTCACAGGAATTAG TTAACAAATATTTAAGCTCTGAAAATCCACTGTTCTTTGAACTACGTGCCAGATACCTTATTGCCTGTGAACGCATCCCTGAGGCAATGGCTCTTATCAAATCTTGCATAAATCATCCAGATATCAGTAAAGATCTGTATTTCCATCAAGCTCTTTTCACCTGTCTTTATATGTCACCATTAGAAGATCAGCTATTCCAGGAG CACTTGTTGAGGACTGATTGCAAGAGTGGAATTGAGATCATCTGCAACactgaaaaagaagggaagactACCTTAGCCTTACAGCTATGTGAATCGTTCCTAGTCCCACAGCTTCAAAATGGGGACATGTATTGTATATG GGACCTGATCTTCATTTGGAGTAAACTGCAGCTTAAATCTAACCCATCAAAACAAGTATTTGTTGACCAGTGCTACCAGCTTTTAAGAATTGCTACAAATGTCAGAGTAATTTTCCCTTTCATGAAAGTCATTAAGGATGAA GTTGGTGAAGATGGTCTTCAGATATGTGTTGAGATATGTGGATGTGCCCTACAGTTGGACCTCCGTGAAGATCCCAACATGAAAAGTCTTATTTATAAAGCAATTGCTCATTTTCTGCCAAATGACTTAGAGATCCTCAGAATTTGTGCTCTTTCAATCTTTTTTCTTGAGCGCACCTTGGAATCTTACTACACTGTTGAACATTTATATAAATGTGCAGACGAAGAATACAATGAGTGCACTAGTTCTGTTCAAAACCGTGTACGTTTTGAATTGCTTCCAATTTTGaaaaaaggtttgttttttgaTCCCGAGTTTTGGAATTTTTTGATGATCAAGCAGAATTGTTTAGCATTATTGGGGGATAAAGCCTTTGTTGGCTTAAGCGAAAGTACACTGGAAAACTCTACTGCAAGTACCGAGAAGATAACAGAGTATAGGGCTCTGAGTGAGGAACGTGTCTGTTTAACAGATGTAAGCAATGGGGAGCTTGACCCTGAAGACCTCTCTGAAGCCCAGTCCAAAGGTAACACCAAAAAGAACCATGAAGATCTTGAGGCATCTAAAGTGGTAGATCAAACTGTACCAAGGCACCGCTGTGTGATATGCAACAAGGAATTTCTTGGTGGTCACATTGTGAAACATGCACAAGCTCACCAAAAAAAGGGCAGTTTTTCCTGTGTACTTTGCACCAGAAAGTTCAGGCAAAAAGGACTTATGCTGAAGCACTTGAAGAATCATGTCAGGAAGATAGAAAGACAACATCTTGCTGCAGTTCTTGAGGCTGgtcagcaggctcctgctcttAATGAACTAGAATGTTCTGATGTTCCTCTGTCTCTTGAAAATGGGAATTCCGATGGTTCCAAAGATAATGAACCAGAGACTCCAATAGCTCCAAGTGCTGACCAAGTGGTCCAAGTGGAGGAGGAGAATACTGAACAGGTATTTGATGCGGTGGAAAACCATCTAAGTGACCAGGATGATGCTACTGAAAACAGTAGTGACAGCTGTTTCAATAATGTTCCTGATGCTTTAAGTACAGAAAGTTTGCCTGAAGATGATGAGAGCTCTGCTAAAGAGTCACCTATTCTGCATAAAGTGAATGGAGCTTTTTGCCCTCAGAAAGACATTGATGCTATGGATGAGGAAGGAAGCTTTAAGTGCCCAGCTAATGGTTGCGCTAGAGTGTTTAAAAAGATAAGATTCCTCAATAAACACGCAAGAAAAGCTCATCCAACTGATTTGAAGGTGCAGCAACATATAATGAAATGGAATAAAGGAAAATGCCGCTTCTGCCAGAGAAAATTTGCTGATTCCCAGCATTTTATAGATCACTTGAAGAGGCACGTGTATCCAAATGTTTACTTTTGTTTACACTTTAATTGTAATCAGAGATTTAAGCTGTCAACTGAGCTGGCAGAACATACAAAAAGTCATAGTGTTTTTAAAGCTCAGTGCAATTTTGCAGAATGCTGTGAGCTATTTGAGGAGCTCCCTTTGCTGTATGAACATGAGGCTCagcattatttaaataaaacaccagAATGTTCAGAAGATGCAAGTGAAAAAGATTCTTCAGATGATCCTTCAGAACTTTGTAGTTACCAAGATGATGATGAACCTCTTAATGAGAAAGACACTGTAGATTTACCAGTTCCAACTTGGAAGTCAAGGAAGGATTCTACAGAACCAAAGACATACATTCAAAGTGttgagaagaaagcaaataatgTAATTCACAATGGAAATGAAAGTTTATCTGAGGGTAGTGCTACAGTTTTGATAGACCAAAAGACACCTGTGTTACAGCCAAATTCTGAAAACTGTAATGTTGTTAGCGACCAACTAGTCAATGGGCACAGTGAACCAGATCAGACATCATCAAAGTCATCAGAAATACCTTTGGACAGAGTGGCAGATGAAACAAGGACAGAAAATGGGTCAGTGTTACCTGTTTTACAGAATTGTAATGAAGTACCACAAAATAATGCTGCTGCCTCACAAATACCTTCTAAACCAAATCAGCCAACGGAGAATACTTCATATGGTGTCATCTTAACAAAACCATATGTTAGACCATTGCCTCCAAGTTACCTTGATGAACGATACATTAGCATGCCAAAACGTAGAAAAATTTTGACTGATAAAGTAGATGCTCATTCTGAACAAGATAAATTTTGTAGCAAATCAACAGAAAGATTTAGATGTGGCAACTGCTTGACCATCTACTGTAATTCAGAAGCACTTGAGGCTCACCTTGCACAAAAGAAGTGTCAGACGCTCTTTGGATTCGATTCAGATGATGAAA gTGCCTGA
- the ZNF654 gene encoding zinc finger protein 654 isoform X3, with protein MAEDESDQESERLSEELEALVAPGPAAGAPALLNSQYYCRRFCQVVEDYAGRWQVPLPQLQVLQTALCCFTSACVSFPAECEHVQYVLSSLALDLIFIWSKLQLKSNPSKQVFVDQCYQLLRIATNVRVIFPFMKVIKDEVGEDGLQICVEICGCALQLDLREDPNMKSLIYKAIAHFLPNDLEILRICALSIFFLERTLESYYTVEHLYKCADEEYNECTSSVQNRVRFELLPILKKGLFFDPEFWNFLMIKQNCLALLGDKAFVGLSESTLENSTASTEKITEYRALSEERVCLTDVSNGELDPEDLSEAQSKGNTKKNHEDLEASKVVDQTVPRHRCVICNKEFLGGHIVKHAQAHQKKGSFSCVLCTRKFRQKGLMLKHLKNHVRKIERQHLAAVLEAGQQAPALNELECSDVPLSLENGNSDGSKDNEPETPIAPSADQVVQVEEENTEQVFDAVENHLSDQDDATENSSDSCFNNVPDALSTESLPEDDESSAKESPILHKVNGAFCPQKDIDAMDEEGSFKCPANGCARVFKKIRFLNKHARKAHPTDLKVQQHIMKWNKGKCRFCQRKFADSQHFIDHLKRHVYPNVYFCLHFNCNQRFKLSTELAEHTKSHSVFKAQCNFAECCELFEELPLLYEHEAQHYLNKTPECSEDASEKDSSDDPSELCSYQDDDEPLNEKDTVDLPVPTWKSRKDSTEPKTYIQSVEKKANNVIHNGNESLSEGSATVLIDQKTPVLQPNSENCNVVSDQLVNGHSEPDQTSSKSSEIPLDRVADETRTENGSVLPVLQNCNEVPQNNAAASQIPSKPNQPTENTSYGVILTKPYVRPLPPSYLDERYISMPKRRKILTDKVDAHSEQDKFCSKSTERFRCGNCLTIYCNSEALEAHLAQKKCQTLFGFDSDDESA; from the exons GTTGTTGAAGACTATGCTGGAAGATGGCAGGTTCCTTTGCCTCAGCTTCAGGTGCTCCAGACGGCGCTTTGTTGTTTCACCTCTGCCTGTGTATCATTCCCAGCTGAATGTGAGCACGTACAATACGTATTGAGTAGCCTAGCTTT GGACCTGATCTTCATTTGGAGTAAACTGCAGCTTAAATCTAACCCATCAAAACAAGTATTTGTTGACCAGTGCTACCAGCTTTTAAGAATTGCTACAAATGTCAGAGTAATTTTCCCTTTCATGAAAGTCATTAAGGATGAA GTTGGTGAAGATGGTCTTCAGATATGTGTTGAGATATGTGGATGTGCCCTACAGTTGGACCTCCGTGAAGATCCCAACATGAAAAGTCTTATTTATAAAGCAATTGCTCATTTTCTGCCAAATGACTTAGAGATCCTCAGAATTTGTGCTCTTTCAATCTTTTTTCTTGAGCGCACCTTGGAATCTTACTACACTGTTGAACATTTATATAAATGTGCAGACGAAGAATACAATGAGTGCACTAGTTCTGTTCAAAACCGTGTACGTTTTGAATTGCTTCCAATTTTGaaaaaaggtttgttttttgaTCCCGAGTTTTGGAATTTTTTGATGATCAAGCAGAATTGTTTAGCATTATTGGGGGATAAAGCCTTTGTTGGCTTAAGCGAAAGTACACTGGAAAACTCTACTGCAAGTACCGAGAAGATAACAGAGTATAGGGCTCTGAGTGAGGAACGTGTCTGTTTAACAGATGTAAGCAATGGGGAGCTTGACCCTGAAGACCTCTCTGAAGCCCAGTCCAAAGGTAACACCAAAAAGAACCATGAAGATCTTGAGGCATCTAAAGTGGTAGATCAAACTGTACCAAGGCACCGCTGTGTGATATGCAACAAGGAATTTCTTGGTGGTCACATTGTGAAACATGCACAAGCTCACCAAAAAAAGGGCAGTTTTTCCTGTGTACTTTGCACCAGAAAGTTCAGGCAAAAAGGACTTATGCTGAAGCACTTGAAGAATCATGTCAGGAAGATAGAAAGACAACATCTTGCTGCAGTTCTTGAGGCTGgtcagcaggctcctgctcttAATGAACTAGAATGTTCTGATGTTCCTCTGTCTCTTGAAAATGGGAATTCCGATGGTTCCAAAGATAATGAACCAGAGACTCCAATAGCTCCAAGTGCTGACCAAGTGGTCCAAGTGGAGGAGGAGAATACTGAACAGGTATTTGATGCGGTGGAAAACCATCTAAGTGACCAGGATGATGCTACTGAAAACAGTAGTGACAGCTGTTTCAATAATGTTCCTGATGCTTTAAGTACAGAAAGTTTGCCTGAAGATGATGAGAGCTCTGCTAAAGAGTCACCTATTCTGCATAAAGTGAATGGAGCTTTTTGCCCTCAGAAAGACATTGATGCTATGGATGAGGAAGGAAGCTTTAAGTGCCCAGCTAATGGTTGCGCTAGAGTGTTTAAAAAGATAAGATTCCTCAATAAACACGCAAGAAAAGCTCATCCAACTGATTTGAAGGTGCAGCAACATATAATGAAATGGAATAAAGGAAAATGCCGCTTCTGCCAGAGAAAATTTGCTGATTCCCAGCATTTTATAGATCACTTGAAGAGGCACGTGTATCCAAATGTTTACTTTTGTTTACACTTTAATTGTAATCAGAGATTTAAGCTGTCAACTGAGCTGGCAGAACATACAAAAAGTCATAGTGTTTTTAAAGCTCAGTGCAATTTTGCAGAATGCTGTGAGCTATTTGAGGAGCTCCCTTTGCTGTATGAACATGAGGCTCagcattatttaaataaaacaccagAATGTTCAGAAGATGCAAGTGAAAAAGATTCTTCAGATGATCCTTCAGAACTTTGTAGTTACCAAGATGATGATGAACCTCTTAATGAGAAAGACACTGTAGATTTACCAGTTCCAACTTGGAAGTCAAGGAAGGATTCTACAGAACCAAAGACATACATTCAAAGTGttgagaagaaagcaaataatgTAATTCACAATGGAAATGAAAGTTTATCTGAGGGTAGTGCTACAGTTTTGATAGACCAAAAGACACCTGTGTTACAGCCAAATTCTGAAAACTGTAATGTTGTTAGCGACCAACTAGTCAATGGGCACAGTGAACCAGATCAGACATCATCAAAGTCATCAGAAATACCTTTGGACAGAGTGGCAGATGAAACAAGGACAGAAAATGGGTCAGTGTTACCTGTTTTACAGAATTGTAATGAAGTACCACAAAATAATGCTGCTGCCTCACAAATACCTTCTAAACCAAATCAGCCAACGGAGAATACTTCATATGGTGTCATCTTAACAAAACCATATGTTAGACCATTGCCTCCAAGTTACCTTGATGAACGATACATTAGCATGCCAAAACGTAGAAAAATTTTGACTGATAAAGTAGATGCTCATTCTGAACAAGATAAATTTTGTAGCAAATCAACAGAAAGATTTAGATGTGGCAACTGCTTGACCATCTACTGTAATTCAGAAGCACTTGAGGCTCACCTTGCACAAAAGAAGTGTCAGACGCTCTTTGGATTCGATTCAGATGATGAAA gTGCCTGA
- the ZNF654 gene encoding zinc finger protein 654 isoform X2 codes for MNLELVTRIIRDGGPWEDPVLQAILKAKPVSQELVNKYLSSENPLFFELRARYLIACERIPEAMALIKSCINHPDISKDLYFHQALFTCLYMSPLEDQLFQEHLLRTDCKSGIEIICNTEKEGKTTLALQLCESFLVPQLQNGDMYCIWDLIFIWSKLQLKSNPSKQVFVDQCYQLLRIATNVRVIFPFMKVIKDEVGEDGLQICVEICGCALQLDLREDPNMKSLIYKAIAHFLPNDLEILRICALSIFFLERTLESYYTVEHLYKCADEEYNECTSSVQNRVRFELLPILKKGLFFDPEFWNFLMIKQNCLALLGDKAFVGLSESTLENSTASTEKITEYRALSEERVCLTDVSNGELDPEDLSEAQSKGNTKKNHEDLEASKVVDQTVPRHRCVICNKEFLGGHIVKHAQAHQKKGSFSCVLCTRKFRQKGLMLKHLKNHVRKIERQHLAAVLEAGQQAPALNELECSDVPLSLENGNSDGSKDNEPETPIAPSADQVVQVEEENTEQVFDAVENHLSDQDDATENSSDSCFNNVPDALSTESLPEDDESSAKESPILHKVNGAFCPQKDIDAMDEEGSFKCPANGCARVFKKIRFLNKHARKAHPTDLKVQQHIMKWNKGKCRFCQRKFADSQHFIDHLKRHVYPNVYFCLHFNCNQRFKLSTELAEHTKSHSVFKAQCNFAECCELFEELPLLYEHEAQHYLNKTPECSEDASEKDSSDDPSELCSYQDDDEPLNEKDTVDLPVPTWKSRKDSTEPKTYIQSVEKKANNVIHNGNESLSEGSATVLIDQKTPVLQPNSENCNVVSDQLVNGHSEPDQTSSKSSEIPLDRVADETRTENGSVLPVLQNCNEVPQNNAAASQIPSKPNQPTENTSYGVILTKPYVRPLPPSYLDERYISMPKRRKILTDKVDAHSEQDKFCSKSTERFRCGNCLTIYCNSEALEAHLAQKKCQTLFGFDSDDESA; via the exons ATGAACCTGGAGCTAGTGACTCGCATCATCCGAGATGGGGGACCATGGGAGGATCCAGTATTGCAAGCAATTCTTAAAGCAAAACCTGTGTCACAGGAATTAG TTAACAAATATTTAAGCTCTGAAAATCCACTGTTCTTTGAACTACGTGCCAGATACCTTATTGCCTGTGAACGCATCCCTGAGGCAATGGCTCTTATCAAATCTTGCATAAATCATCCAGATATCAGTAAAGATCTGTATTTCCATCAAGCTCTTTTCACCTGTCTTTATATGTCACCATTAGAAGATCAGCTATTCCAGGAG CACTTGTTGAGGACTGATTGCAAGAGTGGAATTGAGATCATCTGCAACactgaaaaagaagggaagactACCTTAGCCTTACAGCTATGTGAATCGTTCCTAGTCCCACAGCTTCAAAATGGGGACATGTATTGTATATG GGACCTGATCTTCATTTGGAGTAAACTGCAGCTTAAATCTAACCCATCAAAACAAGTATTTGTTGACCAGTGCTACCAGCTTTTAAGAATTGCTACAAATGTCAGAGTAATTTTCCCTTTCATGAAAGTCATTAAGGATGAA GTTGGTGAAGATGGTCTTCAGATATGTGTTGAGATATGTGGATGTGCCCTACAGTTGGACCTCCGTGAAGATCCCAACATGAAAAGTCTTATTTATAAAGCAATTGCTCATTTTCTGCCAAATGACTTAGAGATCCTCAGAATTTGTGCTCTTTCAATCTTTTTTCTTGAGCGCACCTTGGAATCTTACTACACTGTTGAACATTTATATAAATGTGCAGACGAAGAATACAATGAGTGCACTAGTTCTGTTCAAAACCGTGTACGTTTTGAATTGCTTCCAATTTTGaaaaaaggtttgttttttgaTCCCGAGTTTTGGAATTTTTTGATGATCAAGCAGAATTGTTTAGCATTATTGGGGGATAAAGCCTTTGTTGGCTTAAGCGAAAGTACACTGGAAAACTCTACTGCAAGTACCGAGAAGATAACAGAGTATAGGGCTCTGAGTGAGGAACGTGTCTGTTTAACAGATGTAAGCAATGGGGAGCTTGACCCTGAAGACCTCTCTGAAGCCCAGTCCAAAGGTAACACCAAAAAGAACCATGAAGATCTTGAGGCATCTAAAGTGGTAGATCAAACTGTACCAAGGCACCGCTGTGTGATATGCAACAAGGAATTTCTTGGTGGTCACATTGTGAAACATGCACAAGCTCACCAAAAAAAGGGCAGTTTTTCCTGTGTACTTTGCACCAGAAAGTTCAGGCAAAAAGGACTTATGCTGAAGCACTTGAAGAATCATGTCAGGAAGATAGAAAGACAACATCTTGCTGCAGTTCTTGAGGCTGgtcagcaggctcctgctcttAATGAACTAGAATGTTCTGATGTTCCTCTGTCTCTTGAAAATGGGAATTCCGATGGTTCCAAAGATAATGAACCAGAGACTCCAATAGCTCCAAGTGCTGACCAAGTGGTCCAAGTGGAGGAGGAGAATACTGAACAGGTATTTGATGCGGTGGAAAACCATCTAAGTGACCAGGATGATGCTACTGAAAACAGTAGTGACAGCTGTTTCAATAATGTTCCTGATGCTTTAAGTACAGAAAGTTTGCCTGAAGATGATGAGAGCTCTGCTAAAGAGTCACCTATTCTGCATAAAGTGAATGGAGCTTTTTGCCCTCAGAAAGACATTGATGCTATGGATGAGGAAGGAAGCTTTAAGTGCCCAGCTAATGGTTGCGCTAGAGTGTTTAAAAAGATAAGATTCCTCAATAAACACGCAAGAAAAGCTCATCCAACTGATTTGAAGGTGCAGCAACATATAATGAAATGGAATAAAGGAAAATGCCGCTTCTGCCAGAGAAAATTTGCTGATTCCCAGCATTTTATAGATCACTTGAAGAGGCACGTGTATCCAAATGTTTACTTTTGTTTACACTTTAATTGTAATCAGAGATTTAAGCTGTCAACTGAGCTGGCAGAACATACAAAAAGTCATAGTGTTTTTAAAGCTCAGTGCAATTTTGCAGAATGCTGTGAGCTATTTGAGGAGCTCCCTTTGCTGTATGAACATGAGGCTCagcattatttaaataaaacaccagAATGTTCAGAAGATGCAAGTGAAAAAGATTCTTCAGATGATCCTTCAGAACTTTGTAGTTACCAAGATGATGATGAACCTCTTAATGAGAAAGACACTGTAGATTTACCAGTTCCAACTTGGAAGTCAAGGAAGGATTCTACAGAACCAAAGACATACATTCAAAGTGttgagaagaaagcaaataatgTAATTCACAATGGAAATGAAAGTTTATCTGAGGGTAGTGCTACAGTTTTGATAGACCAAAAGACACCTGTGTTACAGCCAAATTCTGAAAACTGTAATGTTGTTAGCGACCAACTAGTCAATGGGCACAGTGAACCAGATCAGACATCATCAAAGTCATCAGAAATACCTTTGGACAGAGTGGCAGATGAAACAAGGACAGAAAATGGGTCAGTGTTACCTGTTTTACAGAATTGTAATGAAGTACCACAAAATAATGCTGCTGCCTCACAAATACCTTCTAAACCAAATCAGCCAACGGAGAATACTTCATATGGTGTCATCTTAACAAAACCATATGTTAGACCATTGCCTCCAAGTTACCTTGATGAACGATACATTAGCATGCCAAAACGTAGAAAAATTTTGACTGATAAAGTAGATGCTCATTCTGAACAAGATAAATTTTGTAGCAAATCAACAGAAAGATTTAGATGTGGCAACTGCTTGACCATCTACTGTAATTCAGAAGCACTTGAGGCTCACCTTGCACAAAAGAAGTGTCAGACGCTCTTTGGATTCGATTCAGATGATGAAA gTGCCTGA